A window of the Streptomyces albireticuli genome harbors these coding sequences:
- a CDS encoding DUF501 domain-containing protein, whose product MDTPPPKTEPTEPTDADIAAFKEQLGRPPRGLRTIAHRCPCGNPDVVETQPRLEDGTPFPTLYYLTCPRAASAIGTLEADGVMKEMTARLKTDPELAAAYQAAHDDYITRRDAIEVLEGFPSAGGMPDRVKCLHVLVGHSLAAGPGVNPLGDEALAMLPEWWAKGPCVSPCGGDEK is encoded by the coding sequence ATGGACACCCCTCCTCCGAAGACCGAGCCCACCGAGCCCACCGACGCGGACATCGCCGCGTTCAAGGAGCAGCTGGGCCGCCCGCCGCGCGGGCTGCGCACGATCGCCCACCGCTGCCCCTGCGGCAACCCCGACGTCGTCGAGACCCAGCCGCGGCTGGAGGACGGCACGCCGTTCCCGACGCTGTACTACCTCACCTGCCCGCGCGCGGCCTCCGCGATCGGCACGCTGGAGGCGGACGGCGTCATGAAGGAGATGACGGCGCGCCTGAAGACCGACCCGGAGCTGGCCGCCGCCTACCAGGCGGCGCACGACGACTACATCACGCGCCGCGACGCGATCGAGGTGCTGGAGGGCTTCCCGAGCGCGGGCGGCATGCCGGACCGCGTGAAGTGCCTGCACGTCCTCGTCGGCCACTCGCTGGCCGCGGGCCCGGGCGTGAACCCGCTGGGCGACGAGGCCCTCGCGATGCTCCCCGAGTGGTGGGCGAAGGGCCCGTGCGTGAGCCCCTGCGGAGGTGACGAGAAGTGA
- a CDS encoding ABC transporter permease — protein sequence MFRTALRNVLAHKARLLMTVLAVMLGVAFVSGTLVFTNTISDAYQKSSQKGFTGVDVAVQPHKQDSDKSNPGAAPRLSQSLLDQVAKVPGAASATGSVNGFAAVADKKGKLAGEGFNSSGANYYPGADGKDPRYPLKSGRAPHGAGEVALDEKTADRAGYKVGDTVRISVDGPVLPQKLTGVFTTDDGNVSAGGSLALFDTATAQKLYGKPGEFDQIDVKAAAGTSQAALKSAVEKVLPKDTEATTGKQLADDEAKIIAQGMDGMRTSLLVFAGISLFVGVFIIANTFTMLVAQRTKELALMRAVGASRRQVTRSVLIEAFVVGSVAGVAGLLAGIGIGAGLRGLIGGTGATVPDGPLVVSPGTVVTSLVVGVVVTMLAAWLPGRRAAKIPPVAAMNSVHAVATTKSLVVRNSIGGVLTALGAAVVLTASSSTMMGLGAALVLIGVFVLTPLISRPVIAAAAPVLRLFGMPGKLARQNAVRNPRRTAATASALMIGLTLITGLTVIAGSVQQAIDKMATGSLKADYVVSMASMTPLSTDVAKKLSAHPDVTAASPLRGSPSRIDGDHEQLTGVNGRTIGKLTNLDFTAGSFGGLTGDKVVVDDATARTKHWKLGSSFPVTFEDGKQGRLTVSGVYKGNDLMRGIMVDLKTLTPHQSQVDDRQVMVKTKGGVSDSTEDSLRKALGDNPAIQIQTKQDISDGISKAISLLLNMLYGLLAMAVIVAVLGVINTLAMSVFERQQEIGMLRAIGLDRKGIKRMVRLESLIISLFGGVMGVGLGVFFGWAAGDLIRKGISTYELVLPWGRMGVFLLLAALVGVLAALWPARRAAKLNMLAAIKAE from the coding sequence ATGTTCCGTACCGCCTTGCGCAATGTGCTCGCGCACAAGGCCAGGCTGCTGATGACCGTCCTCGCCGTCATGCTCGGCGTGGCCTTCGTCTCCGGCACCCTGGTCTTCACCAACACCATCTCGGACGCCTACCAGAAGAGCTCCCAGAAGGGCTTCACCGGCGTCGACGTCGCCGTGCAGCCGCACAAGCAGGACAGCGACAAGAGCAACCCGGGCGCGGCCCCGCGGCTCTCCCAGAGCCTGCTCGACCAGGTGGCCAAGGTCCCGGGCGCCGCCTCCGCCACCGGCTCGGTCAACGGCTTCGCCGCCGTCGCCGACAAGAAGGGCAAGCTCGCCGGCGAGGGCTTCAACTCCTCCGGTGCCAACTACTACCCCGGCGCCGACGGCAAGGACCCCCGCTACCCGCTCAAGAGCGGCCGCGCGCCCCACGGCGCGGGCGAGGTCGCGCTGGACGAGAAGACCGCCGACCGCGCCGGGTACAAGGTCGGCGACACCGTCCGGATCTCCGTCGACGGCCCCGTCCTCCCGCAGAAGCTCACCGGCGTCTTCACCACCGACGACGGCAACGTCTCCGCCGGCGGCAGCCTCGCCCTCTTCGACACCGCCACGGCGCAGAAGCTCTACGGCAAGCCCGGCGAGTTCGACCAGATCGACGTCAAGGCCGCGGCCGGCACCTCGCAGGCCGCCCTGAAGTCCGCGGTCGAGAAGGTCCTGCCCAAGGACACCGAGGCCACGACCGGCAAGCAGCTCGCCGACGACGAAGCCAAGATCATCGCCCAGGGCATGGACGGCATGCGGACCAGCCTGCTGGTCTTCGCCGGCATCTCGCTGTTCGTCGGCGTCTTCATCATCGCCAACACCTTCACCATGCTGGTCGCCCAGCGCACCAAGGAGCTCGCGCTGATGCGCGCGGTCGGCGCCAGCCGCCGCCAGGTCACCCGCTCGGTGCTCATCGAGGCCTTCGTCGTGGGCTCCGTCGCCGGCGTCGCGGGCCTGCTCGCGGGCATCGGCATCGGCGCCGGGCTGCGCGGCCTGATCGGCGGCACCGGGGCCACCGTCCCCGACGGCCCGCTCGTCGTCTCCCCCGGCACCGTCGTCACCTCGCTGGTCGTCGGCGTCGTCGTCACCATGCTCGCCGCCTGGCTGCCCGGCCGCCGCGCCGCGAAGATCCCGCCGGTGGCCGCGATGAACAGCGTGCACGCCGTCGCCACCACCAAGTCCCTGGTGGTCCGCAACTCCATCGGCGGCGTCCTGACCGCTCTCGGCGCCGCGGTCGTCCTGACCGCCTCCAGCTCCACCATGATGGGCCTCGGCGCGGCCCTGGTCCTGATCGGCGTGTTCGTGCTGACGCCGCTGATCTCCCGCCCGGTGATCGCCGCCGCGGCGCCCGTCCTGCGCCTGTTCGGCATGCCCGGCAAGCTGGCCCGGCAGAACGCGGTCCGCAACCCGCGCCGCACCGCCGCCACCGCCTCCGCGCTGATGATCGGCCTCACCCTGATCACCGGCCTCACCGTGATCGCCGGCAGTGTGCAGCAGGCCATCGACAAGATGGCCACTGGCTCCCTGAAGGCCGACTACGTCGTCTCCATGGCCAGCATGACCCCGCTCTCCACCGACGTGGCGAAGAAGCTCTCCGCCCACCCGGACGTCACCGCCGCCAGCCCGCTGCGCGGCTCCCCGTCCCGGATCGACGGCGACCACGAGCAGCTCACCGGCGTCAACGGCCGGACCATCGGCAAGCTGACGAACCTCGACTTCACCGCGGGCTCCTTCGGCGGGCTCACCGGCGACAAGGTCGTCGTCGACGACGCCACCGCCCGCACCAAGCACTGGAAGCTCGGCTCGTCCTTCCCCGTCACCTTCGAGGACGGCAAGCAGGGCCGGCTGACGGTCTCCGGCGTCTACAAGGGCAACGACCTGATGCGCGGCATCATGGTCGACCTCAAGACCCTGACCCCGCATCAGAGCCAGGTCGACGACCGGCAGGTGATGGTCAAGACCAAGGGCGGCGTGAGCGACAGCACCGAGGACTCCCTGCGCAAGGCCCTCGGCGACAACCCCGCCATCCAGATCCAGACCAAGCAGGACATCTCCGACGGCATCTCCAAGGCCATCAGCCTGCTCCTGAACATGCTCTACGGCCTGCTGGCCATGGCCGTGATCGTCGCCGTCCTCGGTGTCATCAACACCCTGGCGATGTCGGTCTTCGAGCGCCAGCAGGAGATCGGCATGCTGCGCGCCATCGGCCTGGACCGCAAGGGCATCAAGCGGATGGTGCGCCTGGAGTCGCTGATCATCTCGCTCTTCGGCGGTGTGATGGGCGTGGGCCTGGGCGTCTTCTTCGGCTGGGCCGCCGGCGACCTCATCAGGAAGGGCATCAGCACCTACGAGCTGGTGCTCCCCTGGGGCCGGATGGGCGTCTTCCTGCTGCTGGCCGCCCTGGTCGGCGTGCTGGCCGCACTGTGGCCGGCCCGCCGGGCGGCGAAGCTCAACATGCTCGCCGCGATCAAGGCCGAGTAG
- a CDS encoding Ppx/GppA phosphatase family protein codes for MTRVAAVDCGTNSIRLLVADLDPATGELTELDRRMTIVRLGQGVDRTGRLADEALERTFAACREYAGVIRELKAERTRFVATSASRDAENRADFVRGVVEILGVEPEVISGDQEAEFSFTGATKELTGRDDLAKPYLVVDIGGGSTEFVVGEDRVRAARSVDVGCVRMTERHLVRDGEVSDPPAADRIAAMKADIEAALDLAEETVPLGEAKTLVGLAGSVTTVAAIALGLQEYDWSVIHHSRISLERVQEITDELLTSTHEQRAAIPVMHPGRVDVIAAGALVLRSIMERIGAQEVVVSEHDILDGIAWSVA; via the coding sequence GTGACCCGCGTCGCCGCGGTGGACTGCGGCACGAACTCCATCCGCCTGCTGGTCGCCGACCTGGATCCGGCCACCGGGGAGCTCACCGAGCTGGACCGCCGGATGACGATCGTCCGGCTCGGCCAGGGCGTGGACCGCACCGGCCGGCTGGCCGACGAGGCCCTGGAGCGGACCTTCGCCGCCTGCCGGGAGTACGCCGGGGTCATCCGCGAGCTGAAGGCCGAGCGCACCCGCTTCGTGGCGACCTCCGCCTCGCGCGACGCGGAGAACCGCGCGGACTTCGTGCGCGGGGTCGTGGAGATCCTGGGCGTGGAGCCCGAGGTGATCAGCGGTGACCAGGAGGCGGAGTTCTCCTTCACCGGCGCGACCAAGGAGCTGACCGGCCGCGACGACCTGGCGAAGCCGTATCTGGTGGTCGACATCGGCGGCGGCTCCACGGAGTTCGTCGTGGGCGAGGACCGGGTGCGGGCCGCGCGCAGCGTGGACGTGGGCTGCGTCCGGATGACGGAGCGTCATCTGGTGCGGGACGGCGAGGTGTCCGACCCGCCGGCGGCCGACCGGATCGCCGCGATGAAGGCGGACATCGAGGCCGCCCTGGACCTCGCGGAGGAGACCGTTCCGCTGGGCGAGGCGAAGACGCTCGTGGGGCTGGCCGGCTCGGTCACCACGGTCGCGGCGATCGCCCTCGGCCTCCAGGAGTACGACTGGTCGGTGATCCACCACTCCCGTATCTCGCTGGAACGGGTGCAAGAGATCACCGACGAGCTGCTGACGTCGACGCACGAACAGCGTGCGGCGATCCCCGTGATGCACCCGGGCCGGGTCGACGTGATCGCCGCCGGGGCGCTCGTGCTGCGCTCGATCATGGAGCGCATAGGCGCCCAGGAGGTCGTCGTGAGCGAGCACGACATCCTCGACGGGATCGCCTGGAGCGTCGCCTGA
- a CDS encoding transglycosylase family protein, producing MSKGKHRRPSKAVRIVTLAGVTGAAVAAPLMIATSANAASVSTWDKVAQCESSGNWSINTGNGYYGGLQFSKSSWDAAGGGQYAAYPHQATKSQQIAVAEKLLAMQGPGAWGCAVPGLTPGGAKADVDTSDSGSTAKSSRGTSTKSHADRSERQAAPKRTAPKQSAPKYVAPQADDQDEAPAPKPAAPKHSASGSFKKGDGEYQVKEGDTLAKIAETEKVKGGWQKLHELNKDVVEDADLIFVGQQLHLR from the coding sequence ATGTCCAAGGGCAAGCACCGTCGTCCGTCCAAGGCCGTCCGCATCGTCACGCTCGCCGGTGTCACCGGCGCGGCCGTCGCCGCCCCGCTGATGATCGCCACCTCCGCGAACGCCGCCTCCGTCTCCACCTGGGACAAGGTCGCCCAGTGCGAGTCCAGTGGCAACTGGTCCATCAACACCGGCAACGGCTACTACGGTGGCCTCCAGTTCTCGAAGTCCTCCTGGGACGCCGCGGGCGGCGGCCAGTACGCCGCGTACCCGCACCAGGCCACCAAGAGCCAGCAGATCGCCGTCGCCGAGAAGCTGCTCGCCATGCAGGGCCCGGGTGCCTGGGGCTGCGCCGTGCCCGGCCTGACCCCGGGTGGCGCCAAGGCCGACGTCGACACGTCCGACTCCGGCAGCACCGCCAAGTCCTCGCGCGGCACCTCCACCAAGTCGCACGCCGACCGCAGCGAGCGCCAGGCCGCGCCCAAGCGGACCGCGCCGAAGCAGAGCGCCCCGAAGTACGTCGCCCCGCAGGCCGACGACCAGGACGAGGCCCCCGCGCCGAAGCCGGCCGCCCCGAAGCACTCCGCCTCGGGGTCCTTCAAGAAGGGTGACGGCGAGTACCAGGTCAAGGAAGGCGACACCCTCGCCAAGATCGCCGAGACCGAGAAGGTCAAGGGCGGCTGGCAGAAGCTCCACGAGCTGAACAAGGACGTCGTCGAGGACGCCGACCTGATCTTCGTCGGTCAGCAGCTGCACCTGCGCTGA
- the eno gene encoding phosphopyruvate hydratase: MPSIDVVVAREILDSRGNPTVEVEVGLDDGSTGRAAVPSGASTGAFEAIELRDGDKNRYLGKGVEKAVLAVIEQIGPELVGYDATEQRLIDQAMFDLDATDNKGSLGANAILGVSLAVAHAASEASDLPLFRYLGGPNAHLLPVPMMNILNGGSHADSNVDIQEFMIAPIGAESFSEALRWGTEVYHTLKAVLKRKGLSTGLGDEGGFAPNLGSNREALDLILEAIKEAGYTPGQDVALALDVAASEFYKDGAYEFEGKSRSAAEMTDYYAELVAAYPLVSIEDPLFEDDWDGWKTLTERLGDKVQIVGDDLFVTNPERLGRGIEEGAANALLVKVNQIGSLTETLDAVELAQRNGFKCMMSHRSGETEDVTIADLAVATNCGQIKTGAPARSERVAKYNQLLRIEEILDDAAVYAGRSAFPRFRSAN; encoded by the coding sequence GTGCCGTCCATCGACGTCGTCGTAGCTCGCGAGATCCTCGACTCGCGAGGCAACCCCACGGTCGAGGTCGAGGTCGGCCTCGACGACGGCTCCACGGGCCGTGCCGCCGTGCCGTCCGGTGCCTCGACCGGTGCCTTCGAGGCCATCGAGCTCCGTGACGGTGACAAGAACCGTTACCTCGGCAAGGGCGTCGAGAAGGCCGTCCTGGCCGTCATCGAGCAGATCGGCCCGGAGCTCGTCGGCTACGACGCCACCGAGCAGCGCCTGATCGACCAGGCCATGTTCGACCTGGACGCCACCGACAACAAGGGCTCGCTCGGCGCCAACGCCATCCTCGGCGTCTCCCTTGCCGTCGCGCACGCCGCGTCCGAGGCCTCCGACCTGCCGCTCTTCCGCTACCTCGGCGGCCCGAACGCGCACCTGCTGCCCGTTCCGATGATGAACATCCTCAACGGTGGGTCGCACGCCGACTCCAACGTCGACATCCAGGAGTTCATGATCGCGCCGATCGGCGCCGAGTCCTTCTCCGAGGCGCTGCGCTGGGGCACCGAGGTCTACCACACCCTCAAGGCCGTCCTGAAGCGCAAGGGCCTGTCCACCGGCCTTGGCGACGAGGGCGGCTTCGCCCCGAACCTGGGCTCCAACCGCGAGGCCCTCGACCTCATCCTCGAGGCCATCAAGGAGGCCGGTTACACCCCCGGCCAGGACGTGGCGCTCGCGCTCGACGTCGCCGCCTCCGAGTTCTACAAGGACGGCGCGTACGAGTTCGAGGGCAAGTCCCGCTCGGCCGCCGAGATGACCGACTACTACGCGGAGCTCGTCGCCGCGTATCCGCTGGTCTCCATCGAGGACCCGCTGTTCGAGGACGACTGGGACGGCTGGAAGACCCTCACCGAGCGCCTCGGCGACAAGGTGCAGATCGTCGGTGACGACCTGTTCGTCACCAACCCCGAGCGCCTCGGCCGCGGCATCGAGGAGGGCGCCGCCAACGCCCTGCTGGTCAAGGTCAACCAGATCGGCTCGCTGACCGAGACCCTGGACGCCGTCGAGCTGGCCCAGCGCAACGGCTTCAAGTGCATGATGTCGCACCGCTCCGGCGAGACCGAGGACGTCACCATCGCCGACCTGGCCGTCGCCACCAACTGCGGCCAGATCAAGACCGGTGCCCCGGCCCGCTCCGAGCGTGTCGCCAAGTACAACCAGCTGCTGCGCATCGAGGAGATCCTCGACGACGCCGCGGTGTACGCGGGCCGCAGCGCCTTCCCGCGGTTCCGCTCCGCGAACTGA
- a CDS encoding NAD(P)/FAD-dependent oxidoreductase — MSTTERPRILVVGGGYVGLYAARRILKKMRYAEATVTVVDPRSYMTYQPFLPEAAAGSISPRHVVVPLRRVLPKAEVLTGRVTTIDQDRKVATVAPLVGEAYELPFDYLVIALGAVSRTFPIPGLAENGIGMKGIEEAIGLRNHVLEQLDKADSTTDEEIRRKALTFVFIGGGFAGAETVGEVEDMARDAAKYYPNVKREDMRFVLVDAADKILPEVGPKLGAYGKEHLESRGVEIHLSTSMDSCIDGHVVLKNGLEVDSNTIVWTAGVKPNPALSRFGLPLGPRGHVDTSETLQVQGTDYIWAAGDNAQVPDMIGRKAGNPNAWCPPNAQHALRQAKVLGDNVISGMRGFPQKTYEHANKGAVAGLGLHKGVAMIVMGKMKIKLKGRLAWYMHRGYHGLAMPTWNRKIRVFADWTLGMFLKREVVSLGAMENPRDEFYEAAKPAPKPQDASAPSQKAKAS, encoded by the coding sequence ATGAGCACCACGGAGCGTCCACGGATCCTCGTAGTAGGCGGCGGGTACGTCGGCCTGTACGCGGCGCGCCGCATCCTGAAGAAGATGCGGTACGCGGAGGCGACCGTCACAGTCGTCGACCCGCGCTCGTACATGACCTACCAGCCCTTCCTGCCCGAAGCAGCTGCCGGCAGCATCTCCCCCCGCCACGTCGTGGTGCCGCTGCGACGCGTGCTCCCCAAGGCGGAGGTCCTCACCGGCCGCGTCACCACCATCGATCAGGACCGCAAGGTCGCCACGGTCGCGCCGCTCGTCGGCGAGGCCTACGAGCTGCCCTTCGACTACCTGGTCATCGCGCTCGGCGCGGTCTCCCGCACCTTCCCGATCCCCGGCCTGGCCGAGAACGGCATCGGCATGAAGGGCATCGAGGAGGCCATCGGCCTGCGCAACCACGTCCTGGAGCAGCTCGACAAGGCCGACTCCACGACCGACGAGGAGATCCGCCGCAAGGCGCTCACCTTCGTCTTCATCGGTGGCGGCTTCGCCGGCGCCGAGACGGTCGGCGAGGTCGAGGACATGGCCCGCGACGCCGCGAAGTACTACCCGAACGTCAAGCGCGAGGACATGCGCTTCGTCCTGGTCGACGCCGCGGACAAGATCCTTCCCGAGGTCGGGCCGAAGCTCGGCGCGTACGGCAAGGAGCACCTGGAGAGCCGTGGGGTCGAGATCCACCTCTCCACCTCGATGGACTCCTGCATCGACGGCCACGTCGTGCTGAAGAACGGCCTTGAGGTCGACTCCAACACGATCGTGTGGACCGCGGGCGTCAAGCCCAACCCGGCGCTGTCCCGCTTCGGCCTGCCGCTGGGTCCGCGCGGCCACGTCGACACCTCCGAGACCCTCCAGGTCCAGGGCACCGACTACATCTGGGCCGCGGGCGACAACGCCCAGGTCCCGGACATGATCGGCCGCAAGGCCGGCAACCCCAACGCCTGGTGCCCGCCGAACGCCCAGCACGCGCTGCGGCAGGCCAAGGTCCTCGGCGACAACGTCATCTCGGGCATGCGCGGCTTCCCGCAGAAGACGTACGAGCACGCCAACAAGGGTGCGGTGGCGGGCCTCGGCCTCCACAAGGGCGTCGCGATGATCGTCATGGGCAAGATGAAGATCAAGCTCAAGGGCCGTCTCGCCTGGTACATGCACCGTGGCTACCACGGTCTGGCCATGCCGACCTGGAACCGCAAGATCCGCGTCTTCGCGGACTGGACCCTCGGCATGTTCCTCAAGCGCGAGGTCGTCTCGCTCGGCGCCATGGAGAACCCGCGCGACGAGTTCTACGAGGCGGCCAAGCCGGCCCCCAAGCCGCAGGACGCCTCGGCGCCCTCGCAGAAGGCCAAGGCTTCCTGA
- a CDS encoding ABC transporter ATP-binding protein, translating into MTTTPFGVQTAAPRTTAVAARATELSKVYGQGETRVVALDAVSVEFRQAEFTAIMGPSGSGKSTLMHCMAGLDSVSSGSATIGDTELTTLNDKKLTRLRRDKIGFIFQAFNLLPTLTALENITLPMDIAGRKPDKQWLDMVVDTVGLSGRLKHRPNQLSGGQQQRVAVARALAGKPEIMFADEPTGNLDSRSGAEVLGFLRNSVRELGQTVVMVTHDPVAASYADRVVFLADGRIVDELRQPTADAVLDRMKRFDAKGRTS; encoded by the coding sequence GTGACCACCACCCCCTTCGGCGTGCAGACCGCCGCCCCCCGCACCACCGCGGTGGCCGCCCGCGCCACGGAGCTCTCCAAGGTCTACGGGCAGGGCGAGACCCGGGTGGTCGCCCTGGACGCCGTCTCCGTGGAGTTCCGCCAGGCCGAGTTCACCGCGATCATGGGCCCCTCCGGCTCCGGCAAGTCGACCCTCATGCACTGCATGGCCGGCCTCGACAGCGTCTCCAGCGGCTCCGCCACCATCGGCGACACCGAGCTCACCACCCTCAACGACAAGAAGCTCACCCGCCTCCGCCGCGACAAGATCGGCTTTATCTTCCAGGCCTTCAACCTGCTGCCGACGCTGACCGCCCTGGAGAACATCACCCTGCCGATGGACATCGCCGGCCGGAAGCCCGACAAGCAGTGGCTCGACATGGTCGTGGACACCGTCGGCCTCTCCGGGCGCCTCAAGCACCGCCCCAACCAGCTCTCCGGCGGCCAGCAGCAGCGCGTCGCCGTCGCCCGCGCGCTGGCCGGCAAGCCCGAGATCATGTTCGCCGACGAGCCCACCGGAAACCTCGACTCCCGCTCCGGCGCCGAGGTCCTCGGCTTCCTGCGCAACTCCGTCCGCGAGCTCGGCCAGACCGTCGTCATGGTCACCCACGACCCCGTCGCCGCCTCCTACGCCGACCGCGTCGTCTTCCTGGCCGACGGCCGCATCGTCGACGAGCTCCGGCAGCCCACCGCCGACGCCGTCCTCGACCGCATGAAGCGCTTCGACGCCAAGGGCCGTACGAGCTGA
- a CDS encoding transglycosylase family protein yields the protein MTGSAIAMPLLAATGAHAADAPTWDRVAQCESGGMWSANSGNGSYGGLQLTQELWEQNGGRVYAPRPDLASRSQQIAVAEKILNGSGPSAWQNCGAAAGLGKGGRAPDVNPGSTKDPSRPESPAPRAPEHSPSPSTDRSESPASSKPSEPTKPSEPTKPSESPKPSEPSKPSTPSSSPSPSAPAPSGTPSGSGEPGKGDGSPSRTPSGSPSAPASGRPDAGPGGAPTDDPTAIPTAPVNPPTGTPGTTPGPADSRTPGAPAGEGTGKHRADPPRSDDEQRPSRGGDEARPGVPAAGDYTVRPGDNLSAIAEKHSVTGGWHSLYERNEKVVGKDPDLILPGQRLEMGK from the coding sequence GTGACGGGATCGGCGATCGCCATGCCGCTGCTCGCCGCCACCGGCGCCCACGCGGCCGACGCCCCGACCTGGGACCGCGTCGCGCAGTGCGAGAGCGGAGGCATGTGGAGCGCCAACTCCGGCAACGGCTCGTACGGCGGACTTCAGCTCACCCAGGAGCTCTGGGAGCAGAACGGCGGCCGGGTGTACGCCCCGCGCCCCGACCTCGCGAGCCGGTCCCAGCAGATAGCCGTCGCGGAGAAGATCCTCAACGGCAGCGGCCCGAGCGCCTGGCAGAACTGCGGCGCGGCGGCCGGTCTCGGCAAGGGCGGCCGGGCGCCGGACGTGAACCCCGGGAGCACGAAGGACCCCTCGCGGCCGGAGTCTCCCGCCCCGCGCGCGCCGGAGCACTCGCCGTCCCCGTCGACGGACCGCTCCGAGTCGCCCGCGTCGTCGAAGCCGTCCGAGCCGACGAAGCCGTCCGAGCCGACGAAGCCCTCCGAGTCGCCGAAGCCCTCCGAGCCGTCGAAGCCTTCCACGCCGTCCTCCTCGCCGTCCCCGTCGGCACCCGCCCCGAGCGGAACGCCTTCCGGCTCCGGGGAGCCGGGCAAGGGCGACGGATCCCCGTCGCGGACCCCCTCCGGCTCGCCCTCGGCCCCCGCGAGCGGACGGCCGGACGCCGGACCCGGCGGCGCGCCCACCGACGACCCCACCGCGATCCCCACGGCCCCCGTCAACCCGCCCACGGGCACCCCCGGCACGACGCCCGGCCCCGCGGACTCCCGTACGCCCGGCGCCCCCGCCGGGGAGGGCACGGGCAAGCACCGCGCGGATCCGCCGCGTTCGGACGACGAGCAGCGCCCGTCCCGGGGCGGCGACGAGGCGCGCCCGGGTGTGCCGGCGGCCGGCGACTACACCGTGCGTCCCGGTGACAATCTGTCAGCGATAGCGGAGAAGCACTCCGTTACGGGTGGCTGGCACTCGCTCTACGAGCGCAACGAGAAGGTGGTCGGCAAGGATCCGGATCTGATCCTTCCTGGTCAGAGGCTTGAGATGGGCAAATAG
- a CDS encoding FtsB family cell division protein gives MVADRFSTATKLKALGTVLVNGPSARVYRAKPPRRSRLTGRAALLALVVCSLVVALAYPMRQWVTQRSDIADQRRQSERAREQVQELLDHKARLEDPAYVEQQAREHLHYVREGETGYSVVDGSGDAKRPEDQGAADRPWYSNLWDGVDTADADTP, from the coding sequence GTGGTGGCTGACCGGTTCTCCACCGCGACCAAGCTCAAGGCGCTCGGCACGGTGCTCGTCAACGGGCCCTCGGCCCGGGTCTACCGCGCCAAGCCGCCCCGCCGCAGCCGGCTGACCGGCCGCGCGGCGCTCCTCGCGCTCGTCGTCTGCTCCCTGGTCGTCGCCCTCGCCTACCCCATGCGCCAGTGGGTCACCCAGCGCTCGGACATCGCCGACCAGCGGCGCCAGTCCGAGCGGGCGCGCGAGCAGGTCCAGGAGCTGCTGGACCACAAGGCGCGCCTGGAGGACCCGGCCTACGTCGAGCAGCAGGCGCGCGAACACCTGCACTACGTACGCGAGGGCGAGACCGGCTACAGCGTGGTCGACGGCAGCGGCGACGCCAAGCGGCCCGAGGACCAGGGGGCCGCGGACCGCCCCTGGTACAGCAACCTCTGGGACGGCGTGGACACCGCCGACGCCGACACACCCTGA